In Lysobacter luteus, a single window of DNA contains:
- a CDS encoding efflux RND transporter permease subunit: MLERIVRFSIRHRWMMLVLTLGLIGVGIWSFTRLPIDATPDITNVQVQINTEAPGYSPLESEQRVTYPIETALAGLPRLDYTRSLSRYGLSQVTVVFEDGTDLYFARQQVAERLQQIRSQIPEGLEPQMGPISTGLGEIFMYTVDAAPGARKQDGTAWSATDLRTLQEWVIRPQMRNTPGVTEVNTLGGFERQIHITPDPSKLVALGFTLQDVVDAVAANNQNMGAGYIERNGQQYLVRVPGQVGGIEEIRNIVLDRRDGLPIRVGDVAQVGEGPELRTGAATQNGEEVVLGTVAMLVGANSREVAQAAAAKLEDANASLPEGVEATAVYDRTELVERTMETISKNLIEGALLVIVVLFLLLGNFRAALITAAVIPLAMLFTITGMVRGGVSGNLMSLGALDFGLIVDGAVIIIENCLRRFGEMQHRLGRTLTEEERTDLTADATVEVIRPSLFGLFIIAAVYLPIFALTGIEGKMFHPMAITVVLALTGAMILSLTFVPASIAVFLSGRVEEKENRVMQWARRRYAPLLAWSLRRRTWVLGGAFVLVVLSGLLATRLGSEFIPSLDEGDIAMHAIRIPGTGIEQSVKMQTAVEERVMQIPEVELVFSKIGTAEVATDPMPPNVADTMLMMKPRDEWPGPRKPKEVLIAEIQEAVSMLPGNNYEFTQPIEMRFNELISGVRADVAVKVFGDDLDTLVEVAEQIESAAREVEGAADVKTEQATGLPLLTVVPDREALARFGLNPSVVQQTVATAVGGQVASQLFEGDRRFEIVVRLPEQMRTDPAALHDLPIPLAGNVNADRSSLDPSWSNDAPQTIPLREVATIEKILGPNQINRENGKRRVVVTANVRDRDLGSFVAELQQRVEQQVDIPEGYWIDYGGTFEQLISASRRLAVVVPFTLVLIFGLLFMAFGSAKDAAIVFSGVPLALTGGVVALALRGIPLSITAGVGFIALSGVAVLNGLVMIAFIRKLREQGDPLENAIVDGALGRLRPVLMTALVASLGFLPMAFNVGTGSEVQRPLATVVIGGIVSSTLLTLLVLPALYRWLHRDTGSDPKNAGELANG, translated from the coding sequence GTGCTGGAAAGGATCGTCCGCTTCTCAATCCGGCACCGCTGGATGATGCTGGTGCTGACGCTGGGACTGATCGGCGTGGGCATCTGGAGCTTCACGAGGCTCCCGATCGACGCCACGCCCGACATCACCAACGTCCAGGTGCAGATCAACACCGAGGCACCGGGTTACTCGCCACTGGAGTCGGAACAGCGGGTCACCTATCCGATCGAGACAGCGCTGGCGGGCCTGCCCCGGCTCGACTACACCCGCTCGCTGTCGCGCTATGGGTTGTCGCAGGTCACGGTCGTGTTCGAGGACGGTACCGACCTGTACTTCGCCAGGCAGCAGGTGGCCGAGCGCCTGCAGCAGATCCGCTCGCAGATTCCGGAAGGACTGGAGCCGCAGATGGGCCCGATCTCGACGGGCCTGGGCGAGATCTTCATGTATACGGTCGACGCGGCACCCGGCGCGCGAAAACAGGACGGCACGGCATGGTCGGCCACCGACCTGCGTACCCTGCAGGAATGGGTGATCCGGCCGCAGATGCGCAACACGCCCGGAGTGACCGAGGTGAACACGCTGGGCGGCTTCGAACGGCAGATCCACATCACGCCAGATCCTTCCAAGTTGGTTGCGCTCGGCTTCACCTTGCAGGACGTCGTCGACGCGGTGGCTGCCAACAACCAGAACATGGGTGCCGGCTACATTGAGCGCAACGGCCAGCAATACCTGGTGCGCGTGCCCGGCCAGGTCGGCGGAATCGAGGAGATCCGGAACATCGTGCTCGACCGGCGCGACGGATTGCCGATCCGGGTCGGAGACGTGGCCCAAGTGGGCGAAGGTCCGGAGCTGCGCACCGGCGCGGCGACCCAGAACGGCGAGGAGGTCGTACTGGGCACCGTGGCGATGCTGGTGGGCGCCAATAGCCGCGAAGTTGCGCAAGCCGCGGCGGCCAAGCTGGAGGACGCCAATGCAAGCCTGCCGGAAGGCGTCGAAGCGACAGCCGTGTACGACCGCACCGAACTGGTCGAGCGCACGATGGAGACCATCTCGAAGAACCTGATCGAGGGCGCACTGTTGGTGATCGTGGTGCTGTTCCTGCTGCTCGGGAACTTCCGCGCCGCGCTCATCACCGCAGCGGTCATTCCGCTGGCGATGCTGTTCACTATCACGGGCATGGTCCGCGGCGGCGTCTCGGGCAACCTGATGAGTCTGGGTGCGCTGGATTTCGGCCTGATCGTCGATGGCGCCGTCATCATCATCGAGAACTGCCTTCGCCGCTTCGGCGAAATGCAGCATCGGCTGGGCCGCACCCTCACCGAAGAAGAGCGCACGGACCTGACTGCCGACGCCACGGTCGAAGTGATCCGGCCCAGCCTCTTCGGCCTGTTCATCATCGCCGCGGTATACCTGCCGATCTTCGCGCTGACCGGGATCGAGGGGAAGATGTTCCACCCGATGGCGATCACCGTCGTGCTGGCATTGACTGGCGCGATGATCCTGTCGCTGACCTTCGTCCCCGCCTCGATCGCGGTGTTCCTGAGCGGCCGCGTCGAGGAGAAGGAGAACCGGGTCATGCAGTGGGCCAGGCGACGCTACGCGCCGTTGCTCGCGTGGTCGCTGCGGCGCCGCACCTGGGTGCTCGGCGGAGCCTTCGTGCTGGTCGTCCTGTCGGGGCTGCTCGCGACGCGCTTGGGAAGCGAGTTCATTCCCAGCCTGGACGAGGGCGATATCGCGATGCACGCGATCCGCATCCCCGGCACCGGCATCGAACAGTCAGTGAAGATGCAGACCGCCGTGGAGGAACGGGTAATGCAGATCCCAGAAGTCGAGCTCGTCTTCAGCAAGATCGGCACCGCCGAGGTCGCCACCGACCCGATGCCCCCAAATGTCGCCGACACCATGCTGATGATGAAGCCACGCGACGAGTGGCCGGGCCCGCGAAAGCCCAAGGAGGTGCTGATCGCCGAGATCCAAGAGGCTGTTTCGATGCTCCCCGGCAACAACTACGAGTTCACCCAGCCCATCGAGATGCGCTTCAACGAGCTGATATCGGGGGTGCGCGCGGACGTGGCGGTCAAGGTATTCGGCGATGATCTGGACACGCTGGTCGAGGTCGCCGAGCAAATCGAGTCGGCGGCGCGGGAAGTCGAGGGCGCAGCGGACGTCAAGACCGAGCAGGCGACGGGGTTGCCACTGCTGACGGTGGTGCCCGACCGCGAAGCGCTGGCCCGCTTCGGCCTGAACCCGAGCGTGGTGCAGCAGACCGTGGCGACGGCAGTCGGCGGGCAGGTCGCCAGCCAGTTGTTCGAGGGCGACCGCCGTTTCGAGATCGTGGTGCGGTTGCCGGAGCAGATGCGTACCGATCCCGCGGCGCTCCATGACTTGCCCATCCCCTTGGCGGGCAACGTCAACGCCGACCGCTCCAGCCTTGATCCCTCCTGGTCGAACGATGCCCCGCAGACCATTCCGCTGCGCGAGGTTGCGACGATCGAGAAGATCCTCGGACCAAACCAGATCAACCGCGAGAATGGAAAGCGGCGGGTGGTGGTCACCGCGAATGTCCGCGATCGCGACTTGGGAAGCTTCGTTGCCGAGCTGCAGCAACGCGTCGAGCAGCAGGTCGACATCCCGGAGGGCTACTGGATCGACTACGGCGGCACGTTCGAGCAACTGATCTCGGCCAGCCGGCGGCTTGCCGTGGTGGTGCCGTTCACGCTGGTCCTCATCTTCGGCCTGCTGTTCATGGCCTTCGGCTCGGCCAAGGATGCAGCGATCGTATTCAGCGGTGTGCCGCTGGCGCTGACCGGCGGCGTGGTCGCACTGGCGCTGCGCGGGATACCGTTGTCGATCACCGCGGGCGTGGGCTTCATCGCGCTGTCGGGCGTGGCCGTGCTCAACGGTCTGGTCATGATCGCCTTCATCCGCAAACTGCGCGAACAGGGCGACCCGCTGGAAAACGCCATCGTCGACGGCGCGCTGGGCCGCCTCCGCCCCGTCCTCATGACCGCACTGGTGGCGTCGCTGGGCTTCCTTCCAATGGCTTTCAACGTCGGCACCGGTTCGGAGGTACAGCGGCCGCTGGCCACCGTGGTGATCGGCGGGATCGTGTCCTCGACGCTACTCACGTTACTAGTGCTGCCCGCGCTCTATCGCTGGCTGCATCGCGACACTGGGTCCGATCCGAAGAACGCTGGAGAACTGGCCAATGGGTGA
- a CDS encoding TolC family protein — MRLRSAALAAFVVVCAVAFPTHAAAPLTLDDAFQRVAETHPDLRLFGARHEVLAAELDRESLRPALVAGAEVENVLGTGAASGLDGAEITLSLASVLERGGKLDARRTLAQSRIDALAMGREAQRLDLLAEVGRRYLAVVAAQRLGAIARLGIEQRESTVAAALRRHVAGASPESVVLTAQAALARAELDLARAEQRGAAARQHLAALWGEREPTFEIAGGDPLALPEIADFAVLANWLQRTPELAQFVGEARIREARLQLARSEATPDLDWQVGVRRMADGDDFGLVGSIAIPLGADARAQPGIRVARAELAALEIEREAKGLSLYSTLAEAHGRFRVARLEAQRLGDDVLPRLIKAEAAAATAYRAGAASHLEWASLQAEGTAARRQQLESALEAQRALIEIQRLTGQAFVAGKPLQEEPGATP, encoded by the coding sequence ATGCGTTTGCGATCAGCGGCATTGGCTGCGTTCGTCGTCGTGTGTGCAGTGGCTTTTCCCACGCACGCCGCCGCCCCCCTGACCTTGGATGACGCCTTTCAGCGCGTCGCCGAAACCCACCCCGACCTGCGCCTGTTCGGTGCCCGCCACGAGGTGCTGGCAGCCGAGCTCGACCGCGAGTCCCTGCGCCCGGCGCTGGTCGCTGGAGCCGAGGTCGAGAACGTGCTCGGCACCGGTGCAGCCAGCGGCCTCGATGGGGCGGAGATCACGCTGAGCCTCGCCTCCGTGCTGGAGCGTGGCGGCAAGCTCGATGCCCGCCGCACGCTTGCGCAGAGTCGCATCGACGCGCTGGCCATGGGGCGGGAGGCCCAGCGGCTGGATCTCCTGGCCGAGGTGGGCCGCCGCTACCTGGCAGTCGTCGCGGCGCAGCGGCTAGGTGCGATTGCACGGCTGGGCATCGAGCAGCGCGAGAGCACTGTCGCGGCGGCACTTCGACGCCACGTAGCCGGTGCGTCGCCCGAATCGGTCGTGCTGACGGCACAAGCTGCGCTCGCCCGCGCCGAACTGGATCTCGCCCGTGCGGAGCAGCGGGGAGCCGCTGCGCGCCAGCACCTTGCGGCACTCTGGGGTGAACGGGAGCCGACGTTCGAAATTGCCGGGGGCGATCCGCTGGCACTGCCGGAGATCGCAGATTTTGCGGTACTCGCCAACTGGCTGCAGCGCACCCCCGAACTCGCGCAGTTCGTCGGCGAAGCGCGCATTCGAGAAGCTCGACTGCAGCTCGCCCGCAGCGAGGCTACTCCGGACCTGGACTGGCAGGTCGGCGTTCGGCGGATGGCAGACGGCGATGACTTCGGCCTCGTCGGCAGCATCGCCATCCCATTGGGGGCAGACGCGCGTGCGCAGCCCGGCATCCGCGTCGCGCGCGCGGAGTTGGCCGCGCTGGAGATCGAACGCGAGGCCAAAGGGCTATCGCTCTACTCCACGCTCGCCGAAGCGCATGGCCGCTTCCGAGTCGCCCGTCTGGAGGCGCAGCGGCTGGGTGATGACGTACTCCCGCGCCTGATCAAGGCCGAAGCCGCGGCAGCCACAGCCTACCGCGCGGGTGCCGCCAGCCATCTGGAGTGGGCCAGCTTGCAAGCGGAAGGCACGGCCGCCCGGCGGCAGCAGCTGGAGTCGGCTTTGGAAGCCCAACGCGCCCTAATCGAGATCCAGCGGCTGACCGGACAGGCATTCGTCGCCGGCAAGCCCCTGCAAGAAGAACCAGGAGCCACCCCATGA
- a CDS encoding cation transporter, translating into MGDSCCGGTVDIRALEARQRRVLMIVLAINLATFVMMLAAAIYSGSSSLLSGSLDNLGDALTYLLSLAVIGASMRAKAKVALIKGLLIFGAAVAVAVQIGWRLAHPEVPIFEAIGIAALLNLAFNGICLWLLTPYRHGDVNLASAWECSRNDVYEGFAVLLAAAGVWLFEAGWPDLVIAGALLLMFLRSSWRVLRNAWSELRVSGGR; encoded by the coding sequence ATGGGTGATTCATGCTGCGGCGGCACCGTCGACATCCGTGCGCTGGAGGCGCGACAGCGGCGCGTGCTGATGATCGTGCTGGCGATCAATCTCGCCACGTTCGTGATGATGTTGGCGGCGGCGATCTACAGTGGATCCTCGTCGCTGCTGTCCGGCAGCCTCGACAACCTTGGCGATGCGCTCACCTACCTGCTGAGCCTCGCCGTAATCGGCGCCAGCATGCGTGCCAAGGCCAAAGTGGCGCTGATCAAGGGGCTGCTCATCTTCGGCGCCGCGGTCGCCGTCGCCGTGCAGATCGGCTGGCGTCTAGCGCACCCGGAAGTGCCGATCTTCGAAGCCATTGGCATCGCCGCCCTGCTCAACCTGGCTTTCAACGGCATCTGCCTGTGGCTGCTGACCCCGTACCGCCATGGCGATGTGAACCTGGCCTCGGCATGGGAGTGCTCGCGAAACGACGTGTACGAGGGCTTTGCGGTCCTGCTTGCTGCGGCTGGCGTGTGGCTGTTCGAGGCCGGCTGGCCCGATCTAGTGATCGCCGGGGCGCTGTTGCTGATGTTCCTGCGGTCGTCGTGGCGGGTGCTACGCAACGCGTGGTCAGAACTGCGCGTGAGCGGCGGGAGATGA
- a CDS encoding DUF2075 domain-containing protein: MIVYQASKSRFVEDVGNRGIEYDIAKQYLHKTGRYAPEAEVRAWRESLQAMATVLDDDTIPTDTGVGVEFGIPQTSKRIDFLLSGRNGDGTPHVIIVELKQWSTSTRTDKDGIVIARRGGAHEREGAHPSYQAWSYAALLEGFNEAVYKDGVALRPCAYLHNHVDDGGINHAHYQPYLDKAPLFLRGEAERERLRAFIRQHLCKGDDGDQLYKIENGRIKPSKMLADSLVKMLKGNREFVLVDDQKVVYETALALARGASAERKQVLIVRGGPGTGKSVVAINLLVELSRHGLLTKYVSKNAAPREVYKQRLGGSFKRVEISSLFGGSGAFVDTPANSFDVLVVDEAHRLNRFSGLYGNLGENQVKELINSAKCTVLFTDDDQMVTLSDIGHTGELRHWANALGADVTEIELSSQFRCNGSDGYLAWLDHTLGIRETANTRLDPDDFDFRVVDSPTELHRLIAEKNKTNNKSRVVAGYCWDWKSKRNPDAYDIVIPEHGYRRQWNLGTDGSLWIVAPNSIEEVGCIHTCQGLELDYVGVIIGPDLIARDGELRTDPAGRSKMDRSIRGYKTMMKADPDGTLERVDRIIRNTYRTLMTRGMKGCYVYCTDEETRVHLGEALQNE; encoded by the coding sequence TTGATCGTCTACCAGGCAAGCAAGTCCAGGTTCGTAGAGGACGTCGGCAACCGCGGCATCGAGTACGACATCGCCAAGCAGTACCTGCACAAGACCGGCCGCTATGCGCCCGAGGCCGAAGTCCGCGCCTGGCGAGAATCGCTGCAGGCCATGGCCACGGTGCTGGACGACGACACCATCCCCACCGACACGGGCGTGGGCGTGGAGTTCGGCATCCCGCAGACCTCCAAGCGCATCGACTTCCTGTTGTCGGGTCGCAACGGCGACGGCACGCCGCACGTGATCATCGTCGAGCTCAAGCAGTGGTCGACATCCACCCGCACCGACAAGGACGGCATTGTCATCGCCCGCCGAGGTGGCGCGCACGAGCGCGAGGGCGCACACCCGTCCTACCAGGCGTGGTCGTACGCCGCGCTGCTCGAAGGGTTCAACGAGGCCGTCTACAAAGACGGCGTGGCGCTTCGCCCGTGCGCGTACCTGCACAACCACGTCGACGACGGCGGCATCAACCACGCGCATTACCAGCCGTACCTGGACAAGGCCCCGCTGTTCCTCCGGGGCGAAGCCGAGCGCGAGCGGCTGCGCGCCTTCATCCGCCAGCACCTGTGCAAGGGCGACGACGGCGACCAGCTCTACAAGATCGAGAACGGCCGCATCAAGCCGTCCAAGATGCTGGCCGACAGCCTGGTGAAGATGCTCAAGGGCAACCGCGAGTTCGTGCTCGTCGATGACCAGAAGGTCGTCTATGAGACCGCCCTCGCGCTGGCCCGGGGTGCCAGCGCCGAGCGCAAGCAGGTGCTGATCGTCCGCGGCGGTCCCGGCACCGGCAAGTCGGTGGTGGCGATCAACCTGCTGGTCGAACTCAGCCGGCACGGCTTGCTGACCAAGTACGTCTCCAAGAATGCCGCCCCGCGCGAGGTCTACAAGCAGCGCTTGGGCGGCAGCTTCAAGCGGGTGGAGATTTCCAGCCTGTTCGGCGGCTCCGGCGCGTTTGTCGATACGCCGGCCAACAGCTTCGACGTGCTGGTGGTGGACGAGGCGCACCGCCTCAACCGCTTCTCCGGCCTGTACGGCAACCTTGGCGAGAACCAGGTCAAGGAGCTGATCAACAGTGCGAAGTGCACCGTGCTGTTCACCGACGACGACCAGATGGTGACCCTCAGCGACATCGGCCACACCGGCGAGCTGCGCCACTGGGCCAACGCGCTGGGCGCGGATGTCACCGAGATCGAGCTGTCATCGCAGTTCCGCTGCAACGGCTCGGACGGGTATCTGGCCTGGCTGGACCACACGCTGGGCATTCGCGAGACCGCCAACACCCGGCTGGACCCGGACGACTTCGACTTCCGCGTGGTCGACAGCCCCACCGAACTGCACCGGCTGATCGCCGAGAAGAACAAGACCAACAACAAGTCGCGCGTGGTCGCCGGCTACTGCTGGGACTGGAAGAGCAAGCGCAACCCGGATGCCTACGACATCGTCATCCCCGAACACGGCTACCGGCGCCAGTGGAACCTCGGCACCGACGGCAGCCTGTGGATCGTCGCGCCCAACTCCATCGAAGAGGTCGGCTGCATCCACACCTGCCAGGGGCTGGAACTGGACTACGTCGGCGTGATCATCGGCCCGGACCTCATCGCCCGTGACGGCGAACTACGGACCGACCCGGCCGGCCGTTCGAAGATGGACCGCTCGATTCGCGGCTACAAGACGATGATGAAAGCCGACCCGGACGGCACGCTGGAGCGCGTGGACCGGATCATCCGAAACACTTACCGGACGTTGATGACCCGGGGGATGAAGGGTTGTTATGTGTACTGCACGGATGAGGAGACACGGGTGCACCTAGGAGAGGCGCTCCAGAACGAGTGA
- a CDS encoding efflux RND transporter periplasmic adaptor subunit: protein MRSTHLITVLALALSLAACGGESTQPAAGSHADEGAGHGAEAEEHGDEEASEVASTVIPTGIAEKSGIETQPAGPGVIADEHEVQGLLTPVEGRVAQVTARFPGPVRSLRANVGDHVRAGQTLATIESNLSLSTYGVAAPISGVVTARNASVGGPAGEGTPLFEIADLSQLWVDLHIFGADAQHIQPGVPVAVTRMSDGKTMHTTLERVLPGMATASQSTVARATIDNADGQWRPGTAVKARITVAQQPVELLVPLSALQTMDGEDVVFVREGETYRAQPVELGARDASQVQVLSGLSKGDEVVVEESYLIKADIGKEGASHDH, encoded by the coding sequence ATGAGGTCCACCCACCTGATCACCGTGCTGGCGCTGGCCTTGAGCCTGGCGGCTTGCGGGGGAGAGTCGACCCAGCCTGCGGCTGGATCGCATGCGGATGAAGGCGCCGGCCACGGTGCGGAAGCCGAGGAGCACGGCGACGAGGAAGCGAGCGAGGTCGCCAGCACCGTGATCCCCACGGGTATCGCGGAGAAGTCCGGCATCGAGACGCAGCCCGCCGGCCCCGGCGTGATTGCCGACGAACACGAGGTGCAAGGTCTGCTGACTCCTGTCGAAGGCCGTGTCGCCCAGGTCACCGCCCGCTTCCCCGGCCCGGTCCGTTCGCTCCGCGCCAACGTCGGCGATCACGTGCGCGCCGGCCAGACGCTGGCGACGATCGAGAGCAACCTGAGCCTGAGCACCTACGGCGTGGCCGCCCCCATCTCCGGGGTCGTCACCGCGCGCAACGCCTCGGTAGGCGGCCCGGCCGGCGAAGGCACGCCGCTGTTCGAGATCGCCGACCTGTCGCAACTCTGGGTCGACCTGCACATCTTCGGCGCCGACGCCCAACACATCCAGCCGGGCGTGCCGGTGGCGGTCACCCGGATGAGCGACGGCAAGACAATGCACACCACGCTCGAACGGGTCCTCCCGGGCATGGCAACGGCCAGCCAGAGCACCGTCGCCCGCGCCACCATCGACAACGCCGACGGGCAGTGGCGTCCGGGCACGGCGGTCAAGGCACGGATCACGGTCGCGCAGCAGCCCGTCGAACTGCTGGTGCCGCTGTCGGCGCTGCAGACCATGGACGGCGAAGACGTCGTGTTCGTGCGTGAGGGCGAAACCTACCGCGCACAGCCGGTCGAGTTGGGCGCGCGCGATGCCAGCCAGGTGCAGGTCCTTTCGGGACTAAGCAAGGGCGACGAAGTCGTGGTCGAGGAGAGCTACCTGATCAAGGCGGACATCGGCAAGGAGGGTGCGTCGCATGACCACTGA